From one Lycium barbarum isolate Lr01 chromosome 6, ASM1917538v2, whole genome shotgun sequence genomic stretch:
- the LOC132599490 gene encoding germin-like protein 9-3, protein MALFLLKSVLVVTVFSISQMASAGDPDILTDFVMPLEVPSVDASYFTFLGLRGLVRAPPPDKFKATKASMAEFPALNGQSVSYAILQYPAGSVNPVHTHPRASELLFLMSGTLQVGFIDSTNKIFNQTLQTGDVFVFPKGLVHYQYNADVNNCAWAISAFGSANAGTVSVPNSVFNTSIPDNILAKSFKTDIMTVQKIKAGLA, encoded by the coding sequence CCAAATGGCATCAGCTGGTGACCCTGATATCCTAACAGACTTTGTGATGCCACTTGAGGTTCCATCAGTTGACGCTTCTTACTTCACTTTCTTGGGCCTGAGGGGCCTCGTCCGGGCCCCACCACCGGATAAATTCAAGGCGACAAAGGCAAGCATGGCCGAGTTTCCAGCCCTAAACGGACAAAGCGTTTCATACGCAATCCTTCAGTACCCTGCAGGCTCTGTCAACCCTGTCCACACTCATCCACGTGCATCCGAGCTACTTTTCCTCATGTCAGGCACGCTGCAAGTGGGATTCATCGACAGCACGAACAAGATTTTTAATCAGACATTGCAAACAGGAGATGTTTTCGTGTTCCCTAAAGGGCTAGTTCACTACCAGTACAATGCTGATGTTAACAATTGTGCTTGGGCTATATCTGCCTTTGGAAGTGCAAATGCAGGCACTGTTTCTGTTCCTAACTCTGTGTTCAATACCAGCATTCCTGATAACATTTTGGCCAAGTCTTTCAAGACTGATATCATGACCGTTCAGAAAATCAAGGCTGGTCTAGCCTGA